Proteins found in one Anopheles aquasalis chromosome 3, idAnoAquaMG_Q_19, whole genome shotgun sequence genomic segment:
- the LOC126577113 gene encoding uncharacterized protein LOC126577113, with protein sequence MEEKPLFEAKHCLSLKCVLFLFYGGLGCIYPFLQTNMTQKGFAYTEIYSISAFIPLAALLGPFVFALLADKWATGNAFAYGKRLRILTAITIIASMVLYVLLMFAVSRTPPPEVCEPQASFLCNRKGAFIVQEKCSDSGVCHDWAADKSGSLKLENCTYSCQQDSQFDSTCYARQAKSAQLVAALQAQEDGQGDDGDGGTVLDLGSGHGSIERDTDGDGIPDNLDTDDDNDGIPDSNDPDSSNDLDGDGIPNELDPDDDNDGVPDSEDLDDDNDGIPDDQDVDDDNDGIPDSLEGKARTNDLDGDGIPNELDDDDDNDGIPDAEDTDDDNDGIPDEKDVDDDNDGIPDSLEGSARTNDLDGDGIPNEEDPDDDNDGIPDAEDDDDDNDGIPDSLEGKARTNDLDGDGIPNELDDDDDNDGIPDAEDTDDDNDGIPDEKDVDDDNDGIPDSLEGKAKLNDLDGDGIPNDQDLDDDNDGIPDAEDDDDDNDGIPDDKDNDDDNDGIPDSLEGKPVTHDLDGDGIPDDEDPDDDNDGIPDTEDDDDDNDGIPDAEDVDDDNDGIPDVHDKGQRSKNDLDGDGISNDEDPDDDNDGIPDDQDSDDDNDGIPDADDEDDDNDGIADNQETVIVPTAIVCADADEEDEVCHTYTQGSIALKATFDEHSERDEGDECSYPLDGFRCPLDKAWIKAQPVGCKAVVQCDIVDPYEDSDSILHGTTCDGDEDNDGDDDEGDTTFYYYLSIRSLLDFFLLGALTLLNTAIVIATRDPSTGVADFGRQLVWGAVGWIIFFNDDYEQAYMLFVILYTTAAVILLSPLKMDLSPVEEWWQFRTTPQKFLSVPAVRKYFQRCWLPFLVAIGLGSMWSVIDSIDESHMLGVPNGNDGDDTDGEVATGSKRSSDLFHTFVRTILLAGDLLAIPVLVYSRRIIEAFGTCKILVAAFLSLVVRFILLAILDYALWDVVEDLLLPTTLGLTWITLVLHFRDLLPRKVTALAQALPVIAHFGFGRFFGALIGIEQHYHRLENDYEILAGVLFAVTILSIVLYRYREIVLGWLGQYIPSLKPADANGAAAKAKGETNV encoded by the exons ATGGAGGAGAAACCACTGTTTGAGGCCAAACACTGCCTCTCGCTAAAATGTGTACTCTTCCTGTTCTATGGAG GTCTGGGATGCATCTACCCCTTCCTCCAGACCAACATGACCCAGAAGGGTTTCGCCTACACTGAGATCTACTCCATCTCGGCGTTCATCCCACTGGCTGCCCTGCTCGGTCCGTTCGTATTTGCGCTGCTGGCAGACAAATGGGCCACGGGCAATGCCTTCGCGTATGGCAAACGGTTGCGCATTTTGACCGCCATCACGATCATCGCCTCGATGGTTCTGTATGTGTTGCTCATGTTCGCCGTCAGCCGTACGCCACCGCCGGAGGTGTGCGAACCGCAGGCCAGCTTCCTGTGCAACCGGAAGGGAGCGTTCATTGTGCAGGAAAAGTGTTCCGATAGTGGCGTGTGCCATGATTGGGCCGCCGACAAG AGTGGATCGCTAAAGCTGGAAAACTGTACGTATAGTTGCCAGCAGGATTCTCAGTTCGATAGCACCTGCTACGCACGTCAAGCCAAATCGGCCCAGCTGGTGGCCGCGTTGCAGGCACAAGAAGATGGCcagggtgatgatggcgatggaggaACGGTGCTAGATCTGGGCAGTGGTCACGGTTCGATCGAGCGTGACACGGACGGTGACGGCATACCGGATAATCTGGATAcggacgacgacaatgacggTATTCCGGATTCTAACGATCCGGACTCGAGCAATGACCTCGACGGTGACGGTATCCCGAATGAGCTCGATCCGGACGACGATAATGACGGTGTGCCGGATTCGGAGGATCTGGACGATGACAATGATGGCATTCCGGACGATCAGGACGTGGACGATGATAACGATGGTATCCCAGATTCGCTCGAGGGCAAGGCACGCACCAATGACCTCGATGGCGACGGTATCCCGAAcgagctggatgatgatgatgataatgacggAATTCCGGATGCGGAAGATACGGACGATGACAATGATGGCATACCGGACGAGAaggatgtcgatgatgataatgatggtatTCCGGATTCGCTCGAGGGCTCCGCGAGAACGAACGATCTCGATGGCGACGGTATCCCGAATGAAGAGGATCctgatgatgacaatgatggtATTCCGGATgcggaggacgatgacgatgacaacgatggTATCCCGGATTCGCTCGAGGGCAAGGCACGCACCAATGACCTCGACGGTGACGGTATCCCGAAcgagctggatgatgatgatgataatgacggAATTCCGGATGCGGAAGATACGGACGATGACAATGATGGCATACCGGACGAGAAGGACGTcgatgacgataatgatggtATTCCGGATTCGCTCGAGGGCAAAGCGAAGCTAAATGATTTGGATGGCGATGGAATTCCGAATGATCAGGATCTggatgatgacaatgatggCATTCCGGATgcggaggacgatgacgatgataacgATGGTATCCCGGATGATAAGGACAATGATGACGATAATGACGGTATCCCGGATTCGCTCGAGGGCAAACCCGTGACGCACGATCTCGATGGTGACGGTATACCGGATGATGAGGatcctgatgatgataatgatggcatTCCGGACAcggaggatgacgatgatgataacgatggCATACCGGACGCGGAAGATGTGGACGATGACAATGACGGTATCCCGGATGTGCACGATAAGGGTCAGCGTAGCAAGAACGATCTCGATGGGGACGGCATCTCCAACGATGAGGATCCGGACGACGATAACGATGGTATCCCGGACGATCAGgacagtgatgatgataatgacggAATCCCGGAcgcggatgatgaggatgatgataatgatggcatAGCGGACAACCAGGAGACGGTGATCGTACCGACGGCGATCGTGTGTGCGGATGCtgatgaggaggacgaggtgtGCCATACCTACACCCAGGGTAGCATCGCGCTGAAGGCCACTTTCGATGAGCACAGTGAACGCGACGAGGGTGACGAGTGTAGCTATCCGTTAG ATGGCTTCAGATGTCCGCTCGATAAGGCCTGGATAAAGGCACAGCCCGTTGGCTGCAAGGCTGTGGTGCAATGTGACATCGTCGATCCTTATGAGGACAGTGACAGCATCCTGCACGGAACGACCTGCGATGGG GATGAAGACAATgacggagatgatgatgagggtgatACTACGTTCTACTACTACCTATCGATCCGCTCACTGTTGGACTTCTTCCTGCTCGGTGCCCTGACGCTGCTCAACACGGCCATCGTGATAGCCACACGTGATCCATCGACCGGAGTGGCCGACTTTGGCCGTCAGCTGGTTTGGGGTGCCGTCGGTTGGATTATCTTCTTCAACGATGACTACGAGCAGGCGTACATGCTGTTCGTCATTCTCTACACGACCGCCGCCGTCATTCTGCTCAGCCCGCTGAAGATGGACCTGTCGCCGGTCGAAGAGTGGTGGCAGTTCCGGACGACGCCCCAGAAGTTCCTCTCCGTGCCCGCTGTCCGCAAGTACTTCCAGCGCTGCTGGTTGCCCTTCCTGGTGGCGATCGGTCTCGGGTCGATGTGGAGcgtgatcgattcgatcgatgagTCCCATATGCTGGGTGTACCGAATGGCAACGATGGGGACGATACGGATGGTGAGGTGGCGACGGGTTCGAAGCGATCCTCCGATCTGTTCCATACCTTCGTCCGCACGATTCTGCTCGCCGGCGACCTGTTGGCCATCCCGGTGCTCGTGTACTCGCGGCGCATCATCGAGGCGTTCGGTACGTGCAAGATCCTGGTGGCCGCCTTCTTGTCGCTGGTGGTACGCTTCATCCTGCTCGCCATACTGGACTACGCGCTGTGGGACGTGGTGGAGGATTTGTTACTACCGACGACGCTCGGACTGACCTGGATCACGCTGGTGTTGCACTTCCGCGATCTGCTGCCCCGCAAGGTGACCGCCCTCGCCCAAGCACTGCCTGTGATAGCTCACTTTGGCTTCGGTCGCTTCTTTGGTGCCCTGATCGGCATCGAGCAGCACTACCACCGGCTGGAGAATGATTACGAGATTctggctggtgtgctgttTGCCGTCACCATCCTGAGCATCGTGCTGTACCGCTACCGGGAGATTGTGCTCGGCTGGCTCGGCCAGTACATACCGTCGTTGAAGCCGGCCGACGCGAACGGTGCCGCGGCCAAGGCGAAAGGGGAAACGAACGTCTAG